The Tindallia magadiensis genome includes a window with the following:
- a CDS encoding phasin family protein, which translates to MKSMEGTLKNIVLAGIGTVSYSYEKGKTLIDEMVAKGELTMKEGEDLAGELKAFFNRDAKNRTRHWFDDTINRILEEMHVTTKEETNQLKKEIDAMESRLTLLEQQIATLQQSED; encoded by the coding sequence ATGAAATCAATGGAAGGTACCTTAAAAAACATAGTATTGGCTGGTATTGGAACTGTTTCCTATTCCTATGAAAAAGGAAAAACATTAATAGATGAAATGGTTGCCAAAGGTGAACTCACGATGAAGGAAGGCGAAGATTTAGCAGGAGAGCTTAAAGCTTTTTTTAACCGTGATGCTAAAAACAGAACGCGGCATTGGTTTGATGATACTATTAATCGAATCCTGGAGGAAATGCATGTGACCACAAAGGAAGAAACCAACCAGTTAAAAAAAGAAATTGATGCTATGGAATCCCGACTAACACTCTTAGAACAGCAAATAGCCACATTACAACAATCTGAGGACTAA
- a CDS encoding TetR family transcriptional regulator encodes MEGWSIIEEREVINSKKNRIREAAIKVLSLKGLEKTKVSDVVKEAGVAQGTFYLYYESKNALVPDIAEKMLLHMLKEMKGRISEEEPFRNQLKNIIEITFEITYLYRDVLGLCYSGMATTGFFQEWEQIYIPYYEWLEERIEKAQRRKDIRQDMQPSMIAKILVELMEGIAEQAYLFEGKKDKVVDYQKDLMNFSITALKCE; translated from the coding sequence ATGGAAGGATGGTCTATTATAGAAGAAAGAGAAGTGATAAATAGTAAAAAGAACAGGATTAGAGAAGCAGCCATTAAAGTGCTTTCACTAAAAGGTCTGGAAAAAACAAAGGTTTCTGATGTTGTAAAAGAAGCGGGAGTCGCACAAGGCACATTTTACTTATATTACGAATCCAAAAATGCATTGGTTCCTGATATTGCTGAGAAAATGTTGCTACATATGCTAAAAGAAATGAAAGGCCGCATATCAGAGGAAGAACCATTTCGAAACCAGTTGAAGAATATTATTGAAATTACTTTTGAAATAACCTATCTTTATCGGGATGTATTAGGTCTGTGCTATTCAGGAATGGCAACGACTGGTTTTTTTCAGGAATGGGAACAGATATATATTCCATACTATGAGTGGTTGGAAGAACGGATTGAGAAAGCACAACGGCGAAAAGATATCCGTCAGGATATGCAACCATCAATGATTGCAAAAATATTGGTTGAGTTAATGGAAGGCATTGCTGAACAAGCTTACCTGTTTGAGGGCAAAAAAGATAAGGTGGTCGATTATCAAAAAGATTTAATGAACTTTTCAATAACGGCGTTGAAATGTGAGTAA
- a CDS encoding cation diffusion facilitator family transporter — protein MEADEADEADHAQFIKKMIKMSMAGTILFAVTGIFWGYLTNSRMILLDGLYSFLAVGLSGMSLWVVNFIERETESETKRFPFGKNMAEPAIIFLKSFVMIGLVLTTVTFAIQDLLNGGREVKINYTLVYVGFSAMFCLMVFLFLRRKGKNIQSDILKMEALEWKTDGLISLGSTLGFMLAGVLGKTPLAGIVPYMDPIMVLVISLFLIKAPIQSMLGGFRELMRMAPEDKMQQKMNKIVSEIRSKYRFRESFCRVSKVGTALFIEIDFITDDGTRITTIKDTDAVREEIYKALQPIPYDPWLTVSFTEDKKWAI, from the coding sequence ATGGAAGCGGATGAAGCAGATGAAGCAGATCATGCGCAATTTATTAAAAAAATGATAAAAATGTCAATGGCGGGAACGATCCTATTTGCGGTTACAGGAATTTTTTGGGGCTACTTAACAAATTCAAGGATGATCCTCTTAGATGGGCTCTATTCATTTTTGGCGGTAGGATTATCGGGGATGTCCCTATGGGTTGTTAATTTTATCGAGAGAGAGACAGAAAGCGAAACAAAAAGATTTCCCTTTGGGAAAAACATGGCTGAACCGGCTATTATATTCTTGAAATCCTTTGTTATGATAGGGCTGGTATTAACAACCGTCACGTTTGCGATCCAAGATCTCTTGAATGGTGGGCGTGAAGTAAAGATAAACTATACCTTGGTTTACGTAGGGTTCTCGGCTATGTTTTGTTTAATGGTTTTTTTATTTCTACGTAGAAAAGGTAAAAATATACAGTCAGATATATTGAAAATGGAAGCTTTAGAATGGAAAACGGATGGGCTGATATCCCTGGGAAGTACGTTGGGATTTATGCTGGCAGGAGTACTTGGGAAAACACCTTTGGCTGGAATTGTTCCTTACATGGACCCTATTATGGTGCTGGTGATATCTTTATTTTTAATAAAGGCACCTATTCAGTCAATGCTTGGTGGATTTAGAGAGCTGATGCGCATGGCACCGGAAGATAAAATGCAGCAAAAGATGAATAAAATAGTATCAGAAATCAGAAGTAAATATCGTTTTCGAGAATCATTTTGTAGAGTTAGCAAAGTAGGAACAGCACTTTTTATTGAAATTGACTTTATTACCGATGACGGTACTCGTATTACTACCATTAAAGATACAGATGCTGTAAGGGAAGAAATTTACAAAGCATTACAGCCAATCCCCTATGACCCATGGTTAACCGTAAGTTTTACAGAAGATAAAAAATGGGCTATTTAG
- a CDS encoding NAD-dependent protein deacylase, which yields MNKRIIEEIKEKLEAAENIVFFGGAGTSTESHIPDFRSASQGLYQKDTKGYPPEELLSHRMLRYKPEVFFEYYLNNLVYPEAKPNKAHKVLAEWEKQGRLKAIITQNIDGLHQMAGSQNVLEVHGSVLKNYCIDCGEKETLDEMIKQKDRIPECKTCNGIVRPDVVLYGESLDTEVLETAVWHISQSDFLIVGGSSLVVHPAAGLINYYRGKDLLIINRDNTPYDHRARWTIRESIGQTMETLNSF from the coding sequence ATGAATAAAAGGATAATAGAAGAAATTAAGGAAAAACTTGAGGCAGCCGAAAACATTGTTTTTTTTGGTGGAGCAGGAACATCTACCGAAAGTCATATACCTGATTTTCGATCTGCGTCCCAAGGCCTTTATCAGAAAGATACAAAAGGTTATCCGCCAGAAGAGTTATTAAGTCATCGGATGCTTCGGTATAAACCGGAAGTTTTCTTTGAGTATTACTTAAACAATCTTGTTTATCCAGAAGCAAAGCCGAACAAAGCGCATAAAGTTTTGGCTGAATGGGAAAAACAAGGAAGACTCAAAGCTATTATCACCCAAAATATTGATGGGTTGCATCAAATGGCAGGCAGTCAAAATGTATTAGAAGTACATGGATCTGTGTTGAAAAACTATTGTATTGATTGCGGGGAAAAAGAAACCTTGGATGAGATGATAAAGCAGAAAGACAGAATACCAGAATGCAAAACATGTAACGGGATCGTCCGACCGGATGTTGTCCTGTACGGTGAATCTCTCGATACGGAAGTGTTAGAGACGGCCGTTTGGCATATTTCTCAGTCAGATTTTTTGATTGTGGGTGGAAGCTCTTTGGTAGTTCATCCAGCCGCAGGCCTGATTAATTATTATCGGGGAAAAGATCTTTTAATTATCAACCGCGATAATACCCCCTATGATCATAGGGCAAGATGGACGATAAGAGAGTCGATTGGCCAAACAATGGAAACATTAAATTCCTTTTGA